In the Pseudomonas sp. ADAK2 genome, one interval contains:
- a CDS encoding FmdB family zinc ribbon protein encodes MPMYDYQCASCGHQLEAIQKISAAPLVDCPACQAPELKKMLSMPGFRLSGTGWYETDFKTGSKKNLAGGDKAD; translated from the coding sequence ATGCCGATGTACGACTATCAATGTGCTTCCTGTGGTCATCAGTTGGAAGCCATTCAAAAGATCAGCGCAGCACCGCTGGTCGACTGCCCTGCATGCCAGGCGCCAGAGCTCAAGAAGATGCTGTCCATGCCGGGCTTCCGCCTCAGCGGCACCGGCTGGTACGAAACCGACTTCAAGACCGGTTCCAAGAAAAATCTGGCCGGCGGCGACAAAGCTGACTAG
- the aspS gene encoding aspartate--tRNA ligase translates to MMRSHYCGQLNEALEGQEITLCGWVHRRRDHGGVIFLDIRDRDGLAQVVFDPDRAESFAAADRVRSEYVVKITGKVRLRPAGATNANMASGMIEVLGYELEVLNESETPPFPLNEFSDVGEETRLRYRFLDLRRPEMLEKLRLRSRMTTSIRRFLDENGFLDVETPILTRATPEGARDYLVPSRTHAGSFFALPQSPQLFKQLLMVAGFDRYYQIAKCFRDEDLRADRQPEFTQIDIETSFLDEKEIMAITEQMIRNLFKEVLDLEFGDFPHMTFEEAMRRYGSDKPDLRNPLELVDVADQLKEVDFKVFSGPANDPKCRIAALRVPGAASMPRKQIDDYTKFVGIYGAKGLAYIKVNERAKGVEGLQSPIVKNIPEANLNVILDRVGAVDGDIVFFGADKAKIVSEALGALRIKVGNDLNLLTCKWAPMWVVDFPMFEENDDGSFTALHHPFTAPKCTPEELEANPATALSRAYDMVLNGTELGGGSIRIHRKEMQQTVFRLLGINEAEQEEKFGFLLDALKYGAPPHGGLAFGLDRLVMLMTGAQSIREVIAFPKTQSAADVMTQAPGAVDAKALRELHIRLRETPKAE, encoded by the coding sequence ATGATGCGCAGCCATTATTGCGGCCAACTGAACGAAGCCCTGGAAGGCCAGGAAATTACCCTTTGCGGATGGGTTCACCGTCGCCGTGACCACGGTGGGGTGATTTTCCTCGATATCCGTGATCGTGACGGTCTGGCCCAAGTGGTATTCGATCCGGATCGCGCCGAGAGCTTCGCCGCCGCCGATCGCGTGCGCAGCGAATACGTCGTCAAGATCACTGGCAAGGTGCGTCTGCGTCCGGCCGGTGCCACCAACGCCAACATGGCGTCGGGCATGATCGAAGTGCTGGGCTACGAGCTTGAAGTGCTGAACGAATCGGAAACCCCGCCGTTCCCGCTCAACGAGTTCTCCGACGTTGGCGAAGAAACCCGCTTGCGTTATCGCTTCCTCGACCTGCGTCGCCCGGAAATGCTCGAGAAGCTGCGCCTGCGTTCGCGCATGACCACCAGCATCCGTCGCTTCCTGGACGAGAACGGCTTCCTCGACGTCGAGACGCCGATCCTGACCCGTGCCACGCCAGAGGGCGCTCGCGATTACCTGGTGCCGAGCCGTACCCACGCCGGTTCCTTCTTCGCCTTGCCGCAATCGCCACAGCTGTTCAAGCAACTGCTGATGGTTGCCGGCTTCGACCGCTACTACCAGATCGCCAAGTGCTTCCGTGACGAAGACCTGCGCGCTGACCGCCAGCCGGAATTCACCCAGATCGACATCGAGACCAGCTTCCTCGATGAAAAAGAGATCATGGCCATCACCGAACAAATGATCCGCAACCTGTTCAAGGAAGTGCTGGATCTGGAATTCGGTGACTTCCCGCACATGACCTTCGAAGAAGCCATGCGCCGTTACGGTTCCGACAAGCCAGACCTGCGTAACCCGCTGGAACTGGTTGACGTTGCCGACCAGCTGAAAGAAGTCGATTTCAAGGTGTTCAGCGGCCCGGCCAACGACCCGAAATGCCGTATTGCCGCCCTGCGCGTTCCAGGCGCTGCGAGCATGCCGCGCAAGCAGATCGACGATTACACCAAGTTCGTCGGCATCTACGGTGCCAAGGGCCTGGCGTATATCAAGGTCAACGAGCGCGCCAAAGGCGTCGAAGGCCTGCAGTCGCCTATCGTCAAGAACATCCCTGAAGCCAACCTCAATGTGATCCTCGATCGCGTTGGCGCGGTTGACGGCGACATCGTGTTCTTCGGTGCCGACAAAGCCAAGATCGTCAGCGAAGCCCTGGGCGCGCTGCGGATCAAGGTCGGTAACGACTTGAACCTGCTGACCTGCAAGTGGGCGCCAATGTGGGTCGTCGACTTCCCGATGTTCGAAGAGAACGACGACGGCAGCTTCACCGCCTTGCACCACCCGTTCACCGCGCCGAAGTGCACCCCGGAAGAACTGGAAGCCAACCCGGCGACCGCGCTGTCCCGTGCCTACGACATGGTCCTGAACGGCACCGAGCTGGGTGGCGGTTCGATCCGTATCCACCGCAAGGAAATGCAGCAGACCGTATTCCGTCTGTTGGGTATCAATGAAGCGGAACAGGAAGAGAAATTCGGCTTCCTGCTCGACGCCCTGAAATACGGCGCGCCGCCGCACGGTGGTCTGGCTTTCGGTCTGGACCGTCTGGTGATGCTGATGACCGGCGCCCAGTCGATCCGTGAAGTGATCGCTTTCCCGAAAACCCAGAGCGCGGCTGACGTCATGACGCAGGCTCCGGGTGCTGTAGATGCCAAGGCATTGCGCGAATTGCACATTCGTCTGCGCGAAACGCCAAAGGCTGAGTAA
- a CDS encoding YebC/PmpR family DNA-binding transcriptional regulator — translation MAGHSKWANIKHRKERQDAKKGKIFTKWIRELTVAARQGGGDPGSNPRLRLALDKALGANMSRDIIDRAVARGAGAADTDDMVELTYEGYGPGGVAVMVECMTDNRNRTAAAVRHAFSKCGGNLGTDGSVAYLFERKGQISFAPGVDEDALMEAAMEADADDVVTHEDGSIDVFTSFAGFYSVRNALEAAGFKGDDAEIVMLPTTSAELDLEGAEKVLKLIDMLEDLDDVQNVYSNADIPESVAAQLG, via the coding sequence ATGGCGGGTCATTCCAAGTGGGCGAACATCAAGCACCGCAAAGAACGTCAGGATGCCAAGAAGGGCAAGATTTTCACCAAGTGGATTCGTGAGCTGACCGTTGCGGCCCGTCAGGGCGGTGGCGATCCAGGCTCCAACCCGCGTCTGCGCCTGGCGCTGGACAAAGCCCTCGGCGCGAACATGAGCCGCGACATCATTGATCGCGCGGTGGCCCGCGGTGCCGGCGCTGCCGATACCGACGACATGGTCGAACTGACCTACGAAGGCTACGGCCCGGGCGGCGTGGCGGTGATGGTCGAGTGCATGACCGACAACCGTAACCGCACCGCAGCCGCTGTGCGCCACGCGTTCAGCAAATGCGGCGGCAACCTCGGGACTGACGGTTCGGTGGCGTATCTGTTCGAGCGCAAGGGGCAGATTTCCTTCGCCCCGGGCGTTGATGAAGACGCGCTGATGGAAGCGGCCATGGAAGCCGACGCCGATGACGTGGTCACCCACGAAGACGGCTCGATCGACGTGTTTACTTCGTTCGCCGGGTTCTACTCCGTGCGTAACGCGCTGGAAGCTGCCGGCTTCAAGGGCGATGACGCGGAAATCGTCATGCTGCCGACCACCAGTGCCGAACTGGACCTGGAAGGCGCCGAGAAGGTCCTCAAGCTGATCGACATGCTCGAAGACCTGGATGACGTGCAGAACGTCTACTCCAACGCGGATATCCCGGAGTCGGTTGCCGCACAGCTCGGTTGA
- a CDS encoding YajQ family cyclic di-GMP-binding protein — MPSFDVVSELDKHEVTNAVENAVKELDRRYDLKGKGSFEFKEKDLAVNLTAEADFQLEAMIEILKLSLVKRKIDVQCLEVKDAYASGKLMKQEAVLKEGIDKELAKKIVAHVKDAKLKVQASIQGEQVRITGKKRDDLQEAIAALRAKTFDMPLQFNNFRD; from the coding sequence ATGCCGTCGTTCGACGTGGTATCCGAACTGGACAAACACGAAGTCACCAACGCGGTCGAGAACGCCGTCAAGGAACTCGATCGTCGTTATGACCTGAAAGGCAAGGGCTCCTTCGAGTTCAAGGAAAAGGACCTGGCCGTCAACCTGACCGCTGAAGCCGACTTCCAGCTCGAAGCGATGATCGAAATCCTCAAGCTGTCCCTGGTCAAGCGCAAGATCGACGTGCAGTGCCTTGAAGTCAAGGACGCCTACGCCTCGGGCAAGCTGATGAAGCAGGAAGCCGTGCTCAAGGAAGGCATCGATAAGGAGCTGGCGAAGAAAATCGTCGCCCACGTCAAGGACGCCAAGCTCAAGGTCCAGGCCTCCATCCAGGGCGAGCAAGTGCGCATCACCGGCAAGAAACGCGACGATTTGCAGGAAGCCATTGCAGCCCTGCGCGCCAAGACGTTCGACATGCCGCTGCAGTTCAACAACTTCCGCGACTGA
- a CDS encoding ribbon-helix-helix domain-containing protein, which yields MVYGESRSEWRPGAQPAIKVDPFVSEFDMGLARPLSRSVRLNGFATCLRLEQVYWEILGEMATLNGCSVSALLSHVDREVHLRHGGVKNFTGLVRVVCVVHSLK from the coding sequence ATGGTTTATGGAGAAAGTAGAAGCGAGTGGAGGCCTGGTGCGCAACCGGCTATAAAGGTTGACCCGTTCGTCAGTGAATTCGATATGGGGCTGGCCAGGCCGTTATCCCGATCGGTGCGCTTGAACGGTTTTGCGACTTGCCTGCGGCTTGAGCAGGTCTATTGGGAAATCCTGGGCGAAATGGCCACGCTCAATGGTTGCTCCGTCAGTGCACTGTTGTCCCACGTGGATCGCGAGGTGCATTTGCGTCATGGCGGGGTGAAGAATTTCACCGGGCTGGTGCGCGTTGTCTGCGTCGTACACAGCTTGAAGTAG
- a CDS encoding Dps family protein: protein MAIDIGISEEDRKSIVDGLSRLLSDTYVLYLKTHNFHWNVTGPMFRTLHLMFEEQYNELALAVDSIAERIRALGFPAPGAYSVYARLSSIKEEEGVPSAEDMIKQLVDGQEAVTRTARGIFPLLDKVSDEPTADLLTQRMQVHEKTAWMLRSLLDQ, encoded by the coding sequence ATGGCAATCGATATCGGTATCAGTGAAGAGGATCGCAAGTCCATCGTCGACGGGCTGTCGCGGCTGTTGTCGGACACTTATGTGCTTTATTTGAAAACCCATAACTTCCACTGGAATGTCACGGGGCCCATGTTTCGTACCCTGCACTTGATGTTCGAGGAGCAATACAACGAGCTGGCCCTGGCGGTCGATTCGATTGCTGAGCGCATTCGTGCATTGGGCTTCCCGGCACCCGGTGCCTATTCGGTGTATGCGCGTCTTTCTTCTATTAAGGAAGAAGAGGGCGTACCGAGTGCCGAAGACATGATCAAGCAATTGGTCGACGGCCAGGAGGCCGTGACCCGCACGGCCCGCGGGATCTTCCCCTTGCTGGACAAGGTTAGCGACGAACCCACCGCGGATTTGCTGACTCAGCGCATGCAGGTTCACGAAAAAACCGCGTGGATGTTGCGCTCATTGCTCGATCAGTAA
- a CDS encoding SlyX family protein produces the protein MGLEERVNDLESQLAFQDDTIQSLNDILVTQQRAVERLQLQMAALLRRQEEMAGQFESSEEEAPPPHY, from the coding sequence ATGGGCCTGGAAGAACGCGTCAACGATCTGGAAAGCCAACTGGCGTTCCAGGACGACACCATTCAGTCACTGAACGATATCCTGGTGACGCAGCAGCGGGCGGTCGAACGCCTGCAACTGCAAATGGCCGCGCTGCTGCGGCGCCAGGAAGAAATGGCCGGCCAGTTCGAGTCCTCCGAAGAAGAGGCGCCGCCGCCACACTATTGA
- a CDS encoding cold-shock protein gives MLKIVHLLMGAAALLLSFIPSLRSEAVPYLQQPDALYLAFFGLLNLTLAPVIPYWNKGPRHQLQNLVSALLVLAVVLQTLTLIAPMPVIAGQPAVLFSLVVTLVAVLLHLAISFYKSSPAASSPSYDMSNRDTGTVKWFNTSKGFGFISRDSGDDIFVHFRAIRGEGHRVLVEGQRVEFSVMNRDKGLQAEDVIAALPRR, from the coding sequence ATGTTGAAAATCGTCCACCTGCTAATGGGCGCAGCTGCTTTGCTGCTGTCCTTCATCCCTAGCCTGCGATCCGAAGCGGTACCTTACCTGCAACAACCCGATGCGCTGTACCTGGCCTTTTTCGGCCTGCTCAACCTGACCCTCGCTCCGGTTATCCCTTACTGGAACAAAGGTCCTCGTCACCAACTGCAAAACCTGGTCAGCGCCCTGCTGGTCCTGGCTGTCGTGCTGCAAACCCTGACGCTGATCGCGCCAATGCCGGTTATCGCCGGTCAACCCGCGGTCCTGTTCAGTCTCGTTGTTACCCTGGTCGCCGTGCTCCTGCACCTGGCCATCAGCTTCTACAAATCGTCACCGGCCGCCTCCTCGCCAAGCTATGACATGAGCAACCGCGATACCGGCACCGTCAAGTGGTTCAACACGTCCAAAGGCTTCGGCTTTATCTCCCGGGATTCCGGCGATGATATTTTCGTGCACTTCCGGGCTATTCGTGGCGAAGGCCACCGCGTCCTGGTCGAAGGCCAGCGCGTGGAGTTCTCCGTGATGAATCGCGATAAAGGCCTGCAAGCCGAAGATGTGATTGCCGCACTGCCCCGTCGCTGA
- the ruvC gene encoding crossover junction endodeoxyribonuclease RuvC translates to MTLILGIDPGSRITGYGVVRDTGRGCVYVASGCIRTGSGELHERLQIVYRGVREVIQTYGPVTMGIEKVFMARNADSALKLGQARGAAIVAGAEESLEIAEYTATQVKQAVTGTGAANKEQVQMMVMHMLKLTSKPQIDASDALAIAICHAHTRSSLLPHGLGTARSRGGRLRL, encoded by the coding sequence ATGACTTTAATCCTTGGTATCGACCCCGGTTCGCGCATCACCGGGTATGGCGTGGTACGTGATACCGGGCGCGGTTGCGTCTACGTGGCATCGGGTTGTATTCGCACCGGTTCCGGCGAGTTGCACGAACGCTTGCAGATCGTCTACCGCGGCGTGCGGGAAGTCATCCAGACCTACGGCCCGGTGACCATGGGCATTGAAAAAGTCTTCATGGCCCGCAACGCCGACTCCGCGCTGAAACTCGGCCAGGCTCGCGGCGCGGCCATTGTCGCCGGCGCCGAGGAAAGCCTGGAAATCGCTGAGTACACCGCGACTCAGGTCAAGCAAGCGGTGACCGGTACCGGCGCAGCGAATAAAGAGCAGGTGCAAATGATGGTCATGCACATGCTGAAACTGACCAGCAAGCCGCAAATCGATGCCTCGGACGCCCTGGCTATCGCCATATGTCATGCGCATACCCGTTCCAGCCTGTTGCCTCATGGCTTGGGAACTGCACGCAGTCGTGGCGGGCGCCTGCGTCTCTGA
- a CDS encoding mechanosensitive ion channel family protein, producing the protein MDLNSEVDNLVKASQAWIPMIMEYGSRVLLAVITLAIGWWLINKVTQKLGGLLALRNADLALQGFISSLANIILKVLLIVSVASMIGVETTSFVAAIGAAGLAIGLALQGSLANFAGGVLILLFRPFRIGDWIEAQGVAGTVDSIQIFHTVLRTGDNKTIIVPNGNLSNGIITNTNRQPTRKVVFDVGVDYEADLQKAREVLLELAKDERIMAEPAPQAVISTLGDSSITVSLRVWVKTADYWDVMFMFNEQSRDRLKTAGIDIPFPQRVIRVVQEATPQ; encoded by the coding sequence ATGGATTTGAATAGCGAAGTGGACAATCTGGTCAAGGCATCGCAAGCCTGGATTCCGATGATCATGGAATACGGCAGCCGCGTCTTGCTGGCGGTGATTACCCTGGCCATCGGCTGGTGGCTGATCAATAAGGTCACGCAAAAGCTCGGCGGCTTGCTGGCCCTGCGTAACGCCGACCTGGCGCTGCAAGGTTTTATCAGCAGCCTGGCCAACATCATTCTCAAGGTGCTGCTGATTGTCAGCGTCGCTTCGATGATCGGCGTGGAAACCACTTCGTTCGTCGCGGCGATCGGTGCGGCTGGCCTGGCCATCGGCCTGGCATTGCAGGGCAGCCTGGCCAACTTCGCCGGCGGCGTGCTGATTCTGCTGTTCCGTCCTTTCCGTATTGGTGACTGGATCGAAGCGCAAGGTGTGGCCGGTACGGTCGACAGCATCCAGATCTTCCACACCGTGCTGCGTACCGGTGACAACAAAACCATCATTGTCCCGAACGGCAACCTGTCGAACGGCATCATCACCAACACCAACCGTCAGCCGACCCGTAAAGTCGTGTTTGATGTGGGCGTGGATTACGAAGCGGACTTGCAGAAGGCCCGTGAAGTGTTACTGGAACTGGCCAAGGATGAGCGCATTATGGCCGAACCGGCTCCTCAGGCCGTTATTTCGACCCTGGGTGACAGTTCGATCACTGTGTCCCTGCGAGTGTGGGTCAAGACTGCGGATTACTGGGATGTGATGTTCATGTTCAATGAACAATCCCGTGATCGCTTGAAGACTGCCGGTATCGATATCCCGTTCCCGCAGCGAGTTATTCGTGTGGTTCAGGAAGCAACGCCACAGTAA
- a CDS encoding OprD family porin: MRVMKWSMIALAVSAGTSQFAIASSQDDAKGFVEDSHLTAKTRIEYMNRDFRNGAGNISTGPNTFKSGYRQDTGISELLTYESGFTEGTIGFGLDGFLGGTAKLDGGSGRAGNGLFATDSEGNPENTQSKGGAAVKFRLSDTTLKYGRQFVASPVFATDDSRLLPEVAEGTLITSKEIKGLEVSAGRFTALSSQTGMGKDSINGKHTPGLTSANIAGATYQFTDNFVAGVAASDVDDYFKKQYINANYTFPINDEQSLNIDFNGYKTKSQGQELYGDLDNKLWSLAAAYSIGAHKFTIAHQRSTGDTNYLYGVDGNGTIFVANSIQISDFIGIDERSWQARYDLNMKTYGVPGLSFMTRYVYGDNIKTSSDTEGKEHEFNFETKYVLQEGPAKDLSFRLRSAIYRANGAYNADYTADNNDVRLIVEYPLTIL; the protein is encoded by the coding sequence ATGCGCGTGATGAAGTGGAGCATGATCGCACTGGCTGTTTCAGCAGGCACCTCGCAGTTCGCAATCGCGTCCTCCCAGGACGACGCTAAAGGTTTTGTTGAAGATAGTCATCTGACAGCAAAAACCCGTATTGAGTACATGAACCGCGACTTCCGTAATGGCGCTGGCAACATTTCAACGGGGCCAAATACCTTCAAAAGCGGTTATCGCCAGGACACCGGTATCAGCGAACTGCTGACCTACGAATCGGGCTTCACTGAAGGCACTATCGGGTTTGGCCTTGATGGCTTCCTCGGGGGCACCGCCAAGCTGGATGGCGGCTCGGGCCGCGCTGGTAACGGCCTGTTCGCTACCGACAGCGAAGGCAACCCTGAGAACACCCAATCCAAAGGTGGCGCAGCTGTTAAATTCCGCCTCTCCGACACCACGCTGAAATACGGCCGTCAATTCGTTGCCAGCCCTGTATTCGCTACCGATGACAGCCGTCTGCTGCCAGAAGTCGCTGAAGGCACCTTGATCACCAGCAAGGAAATCAAAGGCCTGGAAGTCAGCGCTGGTCGTTTCACAGCCCTGAGCTCGCAAACCGGCATGGGCAAGGACAGCATCAACGGCAAGCACACCCCGGGCTTGACCAGTGCCAACATCGCTGGCGCAACCTATCAGTTCACCGATAACTTCGTTGCTGGTGTGGCTGCATCCGACGTTGATGACTACTTCAAGAAGCAGTACATCAACGCCAACTACACCTTCCCGATCAATGACGAACAGTCGCTGAACATCGACTTCAACGGCTACAAGACCAAGTCCCAGGGTCAAGAGCTGTACGGCGATCTCGACAACAAACTGTGGAGCCTCGCGGCGGCCTACAGCATTGGTGCGCACAAATTCACCATTGCTCACCAGCGTTCGACTGGCGACACCAACTACCTGTACGGCGTGGACGGTAACGGCACGATCTTCGTAGCCAACTCCATCCAGATCTCCGACTTTATCGGTATTGACGAACGTTCGTGGCAGGCTCGCTACGACTTGAACATGAAAACCTACGGCGTTCCTGGCCTGAGCTTCATGACTCGCTACGTATACGGCGACAACATCAAGACGTCTTCCGATACCGAAGGTAAGGAACACGAGTTCAACTTCGAAACCAAGTACGTTCTCCAGGAAGGTCCGGCCAAGGATCTGTCGTTCCGCCTGCGTAGCGCGATTTATCGTGCAAACGGTGCCTATAACGCCGACTACACCGCAGACAACAACGATGTGCGTCTGATCGTTGAGTACCCGCTGACCATCCTGTAA
- a CDS encoding putative 2-dehydropantoate 2-reductase, which yields MSTTWHVLGAGSLGMLWATRLARAGVPVRLILRDEQRLQAYQSAGGLTLVEHGEAKTYAVPGETPDSGKPINRLLVACKAYDAENAVARLASRLTPGAELILLQNGLGSQDAVAAKVPQARCISASSTEGAFRDGDWRVVFAGHGYTWLGDAGHPVAPIWLDDLTAAGIPHEWSIDIQTRLWRKLALNCAINPLTVLHDCRNGGLQQHHCEVATLCAELTELLERCGQPAAAEDLQQEVERVIHATAANYSSMYQDVANQRRTEISYLLGHVCKVAARHQLHLPHLHQLQQRLIAHLHSLGLPSD from the coding sequence ATGTCCACCACCTGGCATGTCCTGGGCGCCGGCAGTCTCGGCATGTTGTGGGCCACCCGTCTGGCGCGGGCCGGTGTTCCGGTTCGGCTAATTCTGCGCGATGAGCAACGCTTGCAGGCGTATCAGTCCGCTGGCGGTCTGACACTGGTGGAGCACGGCGAAGCGAAAACCTATGCGGTGCCCGGCGAAACGCCTGACAGCGGCAAGCCGATCAACCGCCTGCTGGTCGCCTGTAAAGCCTACGACGCCGAGAACGCCGTGGCCCGACTGGCGTCGCGCCTCACACCGGGCGCCGAGCTGATCCTGTTGCAGAATGGCCTCGGCAGTCAGGATGCCGTCGCCGCCAAAGTGCCCCAGGCACGCTGCATCAGCGCCTCGAGCACCGAAGGCGCGTTTCGCGATGGCGACTGGCGCGTGGTGTTCGCCGGCCACGGCTACACCTGGCTGGGGGATGCCGGCCATCCGGTGGCACCGATCTGGCTGGACGACCTGACCGCCGCCGGGATTCCCCACGAGTGGAGCATCGACATCCAGACACGCCTGTGGCGAAAGCTCGCGCTCAATTGCGCGATCAACCCACTGACCGTGCTGCACGATTGTCGCAACGGCGGGTTGCAGCAGCACCACTGCGAAGTCGCCACCCTCTGCGCCGAACTCACCGAATTGCTCGAGCGTTGCGGCCAACCAGCCGCCGCCGAAGATCTCCAGCAGGAAGTGGAACGGGTGATCCACGCCACCGCCGCCAATTACTCCTCAATGTACCAGGACGTTGCCAATCAGCGCCGCACCGAAATCAGCTATCTATTGGGGCATGTCTGCAAAGTCGCGGCGCGACACCAGTTGCACCTGCCGCATCTGCATCAATTACAGCAGCGACTGATCGCCCATCTGCACAGCCTTGGATTGCCCAGCGACTGA
- a CDS encoding HIT domain-containing protein, with product MFALDPRLQQDTLPIGDFPLCRLLLSNDSNYPWFILVPRREDISELFQLDVADQQQLWQETTALAEMLKDSFDADKLNVAALGNVVSQLHMHVIVRKREDAAWPAPVWGKHPAKPYSAEQVVAIRERLRLVLTDHLTFLEG from the coding sequence GTGTTCGCTTTAGATCCACGACTTCAACAAGACACCTTACCCATCGGCGATTTCCCTCTGTGCCGGTTGCTCTTGTCCAACGATTCGAACTACCCCTGGTTCATCCTGGTACCGCGCCGCGAAGATATCAGCGAGTTGTTTCAGTTAGATGTCGCCGATCAGCAGCAGCTGTGGCAGGAAACCACCGCGCTGGCGGAAATGCTCAAGGATTCGTTCGACGCCGATAAGTTGAACGTTGCCGCGTTGGGTAACGTCGTCAGTCAGTTGCATATGCACGTGATAGTGCGCAAACGCGAAGATGCCGCCTGGCCCGCCCCGGTCTGGGGCAAACACCCGGCCAAGCCCTACAGCGCCGAGCAGGTCGTGGCGATCCGCGAACGGCTGCGCCTGGTCTTGACCGATCACTTAACGTTTCTGGAGGGCTGA
- the ruvA gene encoding Holliday junction branch migration protein RuvA produces MIGRLRGTLAEKQPPHLILDVNGLGYELEVPMTTLYRLPSVGEPLTLHTHLVVREDAQLLYGFASKRERDFFRELIRLNGVGPKLALALMSSLEVDELVRCVQSQDTSALTKVPGVGKKTAERLLVELKDRFKAWETVPAMFALVPNQPGGLDAPAPTVNAESDAISALVSLGYKPQEASKAITSIKEKGLSSEDLIRRALKGMI; encoded by the coding sequence GTGATTGGACGCTTGCGCGGCACCCTGGCTGAGAAACAGCCGCCGCACCTGATTCTGGATGTAAACGGCCTGGGGTATGAGCTGGAAGTGCCGATGACCACGCTGTATCGCTTGCCGTCGGTCGGTGAACCGCTGACCTTGCACACCCATTTAGTCGTACGCGAAGACGCGCAGTTACTCTATGGTTTCGCCAGTAAGCGTGAGCGAGACTTTTTTCGCGAGTTGATTCGTCTCAATGGTGTAGGGCCGAAGTTGGCCCTGGCCCTGATGTCGAGCCTGGAAGTCGATGAGCTGGTGCGTTGCGTTCAGTCCCAGGACACCTCGGCGTTGACCAAGGTGCCAGGCGTTGGCAAGAAGACGGCCGAACGTTTGCTGGTGGAACTCAAGGATCGCTTCAAGGCCTGGGAAACCGTGCCGGCGATGTTCGCCCTGGTGCCGAACCAGCCGGGTGGGCTGGATGCGCCAGCCCCGACGGTCAACGCCGAGAGTGATGCGATCAGCGCGCTGGTCTCCCTGGGCTACAAGCCGCAGGAAGCCAGCAAGGCGATTACCTCGATCAAGGAGAAAGGCTTGAGCAGTGAAGACCTGATTCGTCGTGCCCTGAAGGGAATGATTTAA